In the genome of Ptychodera flava strain L36383 chromosome 13, AS_Pfla_20210202, whole genome shotgun sequence, one region contains:
- the LOC139147752 gene encoding transcription factor SOX-1-like: MKTLVVTLIILLIASEFVVRDTNAWWWGRRRCPHGGSGGGGGGGGGGGGGGGGGGGVGMQEHRVRAPEEPPLGGKRLQSP, from the exons ATGAAGACTTTGGTTGTCACACTCATTATTCTCTTGATCGCGTCCGAGTTCGTTGTACGCGATACAAATGCTTGGTGGTGGGGACGAAGACGCTGTCCCCACGGCGGCAGTGGCGGTGGAGGAGGTGGCGGTGGCGGTGGAGGCGGTGGCGGTGGCGGTGGAGGCGGCGTCGGAATGCAAGAACATAGA gTCCGAGCCCCGGAAGAACCACCCCTTGGAGGGAAAAGATTACAGAGTCCATAG